Proteins encoded together in one Plasmodium cynomolgi strain B DNA, chromosome 9, whole genome shotgun sequence window:
- a CDS encoding T-complex protein 1 alpha subunit (putative): MDIHPTTVICGYKLAMKESVKYIKEKLSERVSNLGKDVIINIAKTTLSSKFIGYESEYFAKMVANAIQSVKIINDAGKTKYPVSSVNVIKVHGMSSLDSKLIEGYAIMSGRASQSMPTGVKNAKIAFLDFPLKQYRLHLGVQVNINDPTELEKIRQREKDITKERVNKILESGANVILTTQGIDDMPLKYFVESGAIAVRRVNKDDLRRIAKLTNGQIRLTMSSLDGTEKFEPASLGYCDEVYEERVGDWDVMFFKGCKTSKSNTILLRGANDFVLDEMQRSIHDALCSVSRALESNYVVVGGGCVEVALSVYLEDFAKTLGSREQLAIAEFAESLLVIPKILALNASYDSIDLVCKLRAYHTKSQVMNTDDPKDYRWYGLDLVNGKVANNLKNGVLEAMISKIKSIRFATEATITILRIDDLIKLTPEERLGLYTCMLIP, from the exons atggatattCACCCCACGACCGTCATCTGTGGATACAAATTAGCTATGAAAGAGTCAGTCAAGtatattaaagaaaaactaAGTGAACGAGTAAGTAACTTAGGAAAGGatgtaattattaatattgcAAAAACAACCTTGTCTTCAAAATTTATTGGATATGAATCAGAATATTTTGCGAAAATGGTAGCGAATGCTATTCAAtctgtaaaaattattaacgaTGCTGGTAAGACAAAGTACCCTGTGTCATCTGTTAATGTAATAAAAGTACATGGAATGAGTTCACTAGATTCTAAATTGATTGAAGGATATGCTATTATGAGTGGGAGAGCTTCACAATCCATGCCTACTGGTGTGAAGAATGCGAAGATTGCCTTTTTGGATTTTCCACTAAAGCAGTATAGACTGCATCTAGGGGTTCAGGTGAACATAAATGATCCCACcgagttggaaaaaataagacagAGAGAAAAAGATATAACAAAAGAAcgagtaaataaaattttagaaTCAGGTGCTAATGTGATCCTTACCACACAAGGTATAGATGATATGCcactaaaatattttgttgaaTCTGGTGCCATTGCTGTTAGGAGAGTCAACAAGGATGACTTGAGGAGGATTGCAAAACTAACCAATGGACAGATCAGACTCACCATGTCGTCTCTTGATGGAACGGAGAAATTTGAACCAGCTTCCCTAGGCTACTGTGATGAAGTATATGAAGAAAGAGTAGGTGATTGGGatgttatgttttttaaaggaTGTAAAACGTCCAAATCTaataccattttgttaagAGGGGCAAACGATTTCGTTTTAGATGAAATGCAGAGATCCATTCATGATGCGCTTTGTTCAGTTAGCAGAGCGTTAGAAAGTAACTACGTTGTTGTTGGTGGGGGATGTGTAGAAGTTGCTCTATCTGTTTACCTCGAAGATTTTGCGAAAACTTTGGGTTCTAGAGAACAGCTAGCCATTGCAGAATTTGCGGAATCTTTATTAGTGATCCCAAAAATTTTAGCCCTAAATGCGTCCTACGATTCTATAGACTTAGTATGCAAGTTACGAGCATACCACACCAAATCGCAGGTCATGAACACGGACGATCCAAAGGACTATAGATGGTATGGGTTAGACTTGGTTAACGGAAAAGTTGCCAATAATTTGAAGAACGGAGTTTTAGAAGCCATGAttagcaaaataaagtcGATCAGGTTCGCCACAGAAGCTACCATCACAATTTTGCGAATCGACGATTTGATTAAGTTGACTCCTGAGGAGCGTC TAGGGTTATACACGTGCATGCTCATTCCTTAA
- a CDS encoding hypothetical protein (putative), with protein sequence MESDNGVNTTPLRDNPEETKNQVNDTLPIGKHIKLIEKLKINSISTGVDSHRSSEKSTSNQINLGENIQYAPCGLSKKYNERDDVVETLTSMSTGRAEQGDHSTETNAKVNYKLNVLSLGQYPLEGDHLESQPISGRYPNCDTHILGKNIANDFPHISDTLYKPKKDKLRFKNIQKVATSHMEKNYNYIWGDDNILPCEYNLEQFGVDIYGAMEANLCGEYAGGTFVEEAEKKKEKGEPTRGEGKRNDALESTKQHSWTENRDDKQAVEDNRRGRGARGTNRVGSSGGDNPDWGITYSQNGLAEMTLSPHSTAADLLTSFFPPPGRSHLLGREAATSSLATSLTTSLTTSLATSLTPSLTPPLTHVGKLEAPLSEEILQQALNENYYYDLRTNQVWVPRGDAGGNDLGASEGEEGLPTREEATHGMTIRGESTPVAASIRKINDHGLSLLFGIFPNECEVVDGFDSEGRTRTPKSEDPDVKMVEDTNVKMVENPNVNMMEDPFLKMAQDALFTKGMQEFPLLDDHMLLPFYAHHGNTPVQEKEVTQRGTFIDEEETYMQYMLGEFSILDQLGAHHKGGKEGKQGMAGKEEEMTSGRIDNGGNQSVSPNSVQFERRLRENYEEDHTALQTGDNWGNVEMGNNTNLTRLTQLEETLLSQRRNLFEVSPCETEGVDLTSLCNLGGENRWGEKRQDGGEAAHSYHFAYPMSRPYEDNQPNVYVDRDLKNMASEPNSYDYWCEEGNQKDNHYHEENVMLSKRLSKSLAKYTLIVNVPSNTTRKDLLAVFSKFGNVDLTMVVCDKKSRHPNKEWTATSGYAFVRFSTNLEAQRTLNAACAGGIRIRGSRVRATWAKKDSYSKREKEITFKIPSSILLINIDEFICSICKINLSYEPILFPCCYSSCCSDCLRGYLIVHAVGENIECPSCSLHLSDGLIKIDEHSSGVMGLLYKIHSNVKIKCQNENCKWVGFQHQYVNHFFSCKFGLA encoded by the exons ATGGAGAGCGACAATGGAGTGAATACTACCCCCCTAAGAGACAACCctgaagaaacaaaaaaccAAGTCAATGATACTCTCCCAATTGGTAAACATATTAAACTTATTGAAAAACTCAAAATAAATAGCATTTCAACAGGAGTAGATTCTCACAGAAGTTCAGAAAAATCAACTTCAAATCAGATCAACTTGGGAGAAAATATTCAATATGCTCCTTGTggtttatcaaaaaaatataacgaaAGGGATGATGTAGTGGAGACACTAACCAGCATGAGCACAGGGAGAGCAGAACAGGGAGATCATTCCACAGAAACGAACGCAAAGGTTAATTACAAATTAAACGTACTTAGTTTGGGACAGTACCCCCTTGAGGGGGATCATCTTGAATCTCAACCCATCAGTGGTAGATATCCAAATTGTGATACACACATATTGGGCAAGAACATCGCAAATGATTTTCCCCATATTAGTGATACTCTCTATAAACCAAAGAAGGATAAACTCCGTTTTAAGAACATCCAGAAGGTAGCTACTTCccacatggaaaaaaattataattacatatgGGGGGATGACAATATATTGCCATGTGAATACAACTTGGAGCAATTTGGAGTAGACATTTATGGGGCAATGGAGGCGAACCTTTGCGGGGAGTATGCAGGGGGCACGTTCGTGGAGGAGgcggagaagaagaaggagaagggagAACCCACTCGGGGGGAAGGCAAAAGGAACGACGCTTTGGAGTCAACGAAGCAGCACAGTTGGACTGAAAATCGAGATGACAAACAGGCGGTAGAAGACAACAGACGGGGGAGAGGTGCACGTGGAACAAACCGAGTTGGAAGCAGCGGGGGGGATAACCCAGACTGGGGGATAAcatattcacaaaatggattaGCAGAGATGACCCTCTCTCCGCATTCCACAGCTGCGGATTTGCTCacctcattttttcctccacccGGGAGGTCCCATCTGCTAGGGAGGGAAGCAGCCACCTCTTCACTCGCCACTTCACTGACCACTTCATTGACCACTTCACTGGCCACTTCACTCACCCCTTCACTAACCCCTCCACTCACCCATGTGGGCAAGTTGGAGGCTCCCCTCAGCGAGGAAATCCTCCAGCAGGCGCTCAACGAAAACTACTATTACGACTTAAGGACCAACCAAGTGTGGGTTCCCAGGGGGGATGCAGGAGGAAACGATTTGGGTGCATCcgaaggggaggagggacTCCCCACACGTGAGGAAGCTACACATGGAATGACTATACGAGGGGAATCTACACCTGTGGCAGCCTCCATTAGAAAAATTAACGATCATGGGCTTTCACTTCTATTTGGCATTTTCCCAAATGAGTGCGAAGTGGTGGATGGTTTTGACAGCGAAGGGAGAACCAGAACCCCCAAGTCGGAAGACCcagatgtaaaaatggtggAAGACACAAACGTAAAAATGGTGGAAAACCCAAACGTAAATATGATGGAAGACCCCTTCTTGAAAATGGCGCAAGACGCGCTGTTCACGAAGGGGATGCAAGAATTCCCCCTTCTGGATGACCACATGCTCCTCCCATTTTATGCCCATCATGGAAACACACCTGTTCAGGAAAAGGAAGTGACCCAAAGAGGAACCTTTATCGACGAGGAGGAAACCTACATGCAGTATATGTTAGGGGAATTTTCTATTTTGGACCAACTGGGGGCACATcacaaggggggaaaggaggGAAAGCAGGGCATGGCGGgcaaggaggaagaaatgacAAGCGGCAGAATTGACAACGGAGGGAACCAATCGGTGTCACCAAACTCCGTTCAGTTCGAAAGACGCTTAAGAGAGAACTACGAAGAAGACCATACCGCTCTGCAAACAGGCGACAACTGGGGAAACGTCGAAATGGGGAATAACACAAATTTGACGCGTCTGACCCAACTGGAGGAAACGCTGCTATCGCAGAGAAGAAATCTTTTTGAAGTGTCTCCGTGCGAAACGGAAGGTGTGGACTTAACCAGTTTGTGTAACCTTGGCGGGGAAAACAGATGGGGTGAAAAACGGCAAGACGGTGGAGAAGCAGCTCATTCGTACCATTTCGCATACCCAATGTCTCGACCCTACGAAGACAACCAACCAAACGTATACGTGGACCGCGACTTGAAGAACATGGCCAGTGAGCCCAACAGCTACGACTACTGGTGTG AGGAGGGGAACCAAAAGGATAATCATTACCATGAAGAAAATGTCATGCTTAGTAAGAGGCTGTCCAAATCTTTGGCTAAGTACACGTTAATCGTTAATGTGCCATCGAATACCACTCGGAAGGATCTACTAGCCGTATTTAGCAAATTCGGGAATGTAGATTTAACCATGGTGGTTTGTGATAAGAAATCAAGACACCCTAATAAGGAATGGACTGCAACATCGGGATATGCCTTTGTGCGATTTTCAACAAACCTGGAAGCCCAAAGAACCTTGAATGCTGCATGTGCAGGTGGAATTCGAATTAGAGGAAGCAGAGTTCGTGCTACGTGGGCAAAAAAAGATTCCTactcaaaaagggaaaaagaaataacttTCAAAATTCCTTCATCGATACTTCTCATCAACATAGATGAGTTCATCTGTTccatatgcaaaataaatttatcatatGAGCCCATATTATTTCCATGTTGCTATTCTTCCTGTTGCTCAGATTGCTTAAGGGGATACCTTATCGTTCATGCAGTTGGGGAGAACATAGAATGTCCCAGCTGTTCCTTGCACCTGTCGGATGGactaataaaaattgatgagCATTCTAGTGGAGTGATGGGTCTGCTGTACAAAATTCACTCGAACGTTAAAATTAAGTGCCAAAATGAGAACTGCAAGTGGGTTGGCTTCCAGCACCAGTACGTTAACCATTTCTTTTCCTGCAAGTTTGGTCTCGCCTAG
- a CDS encoding hypothetical protein (putative): MLDSLSSKEQKEPHADLDSSVDVSEEVPKGSHSRSSLYGGSKANPNNSCGQVNNDQPSSGQVNNDQPSNDQPSSDQVNNDQPSSDHPSNDQPDGVTNSDKGCTKSPHDTGTLKKSDQEKGEQDTSETNKKGRSSEQKQSEKQNEKQSEKQSEKQSEKQSEKQSEKQNGHNYIYVRVKTNDCNNNTIKCKIDKNINVKKLKKSLRKILHNGDEEYRIIYRGRLLKDVEVLAKYNIKFNDILYAIKINRKKNGNDAILDSGITSSQLSTIGEEYNDFGKFPQNDNISKLISSMFDNSDFLKSIMDSNKQLQKLREKNSEIHHMLNDSQSLKQSFEMIKNPSLMKELMRNTDRAISNIEAIPGGFNTLRRMYHNIQEPMYAASEASNENKKNKIKHYDLKASSPPTSEAFPNPWASKDVNTKNKNKNSQNNDLDKYLLMNNNLFNNSNDLFKSSKKNRGSGLGGNNSLFKTNILDLLQNYQAPPQSQGGAKNGMGGMSGMSGMSGMSGMGGMNGIGGMNGIGGMNGMGSMGDLFNSAQMNNRQMYHGLLNSGLFSGGLLNKGSLNSGSTVSGPPADGPPASGPPSSAHPNGTHPASGSPLGDLFNNNLFSDKLVFGSNLTSNLTSNLTSNLTNNLTNNLSNNLTNEFINQYTQVQKNKDDPEGASSLNQGILNVKDQVNNEKDWKSHLHIPSIISRNGEVIASKSSSPPLGDAEKGRDNGVVNSAHERELHLGEKRNDSQNFVKEVIYENKLEESNNKGEEGDMGNLHNVVSVTCVKGDSSMEEGSPNLLPSDVSKSNGGISPSCAVLNMHLGSGNLGNASSSPLNILENHVNNLDLRSMSEAIKLLSSGGGGSSGGGGSSGGGGSSGGGGSSIGGIVGGSAQSEQEYFCKLYAEQLNSLRGMGFTDEQKCIKALVNTQGNIERAIDLLLADMNAGRD; the protein is encoded by the exons ATGCTAGATTCGTTAAGCAGCAAGGAGCAAAAGGAACCGCACGCGGACCTCGACAGCAGCGTCGACGTGA gtgaagaagtgcCGAAAGGCAGTCACAGCAGGAGCAGTTTGTATGGTGGTAGTAAAGCCAATCCAAATAACAGCTGTGGCCAAGTGAATAATGACCAGCCGAGTAGTGGCCAAGTGAATAACGACCAACCGAGTAATGACCAACCGAGTAGTGACCAAGTGAATAACGACCAACCGAGTAGTGACCACCCGAGTAATGACCAACCCGACGGCGTGACCAACTCGGACAAGGGATGTACGAAGAGCCCACATGACACAGGCACGTTAAAAAAGTCCGACCaagaaaagggggagcaaGACACAAGCGaaacgaacaaaaaaggcagaagCAGCGAACAAAAACAGAGCGAAAAACAGAACGAAAAACAGAGCGAAAAACAGAGCGAAAAACAGAGCGAAAAACAGAGCGAAAAACAGAGCGAAAAACAGAACGGCCACAACTACATCTACGTTAGGGTAAAAACAAACGACTGTAATAACAACACCATTAAGTGTAAGATAGACAAAAACAtcaatgtaaaaaaattgaaaaaaagccTGAGGAAAATATTACACAATGGTGATGAGGAGTATAGGATCATTTACAGGGGCAGATTGCTGAAGGATGTTGAAGTCTTGGCCAAgtacaatataaaatttaatgatatCCTATACGCAATTAAGATTAATAGGAAAAAGAACGGAAACGACGCCATCCTGGATTCAGGAATCACCAGCTCGCAGTTAAGTACCATTGGAGAGGAGTACAACGATTTTGGCAAGTTCCCccaaaatgataatatatcgaaattaatttcttccaTGTTTGATAATAGTGATTTTCTGAAATCAATAATGGACTCGAATAAACAGTTGCAAAagttaagagaaaaaaattcagagaTACACCACATGCTAAACGATTCTCAGTCATTGAAGCAGTCTTTTGAGATGATTAAAAATCCGTCATTAATGAAAGAACTGATGAGGAACACGGATCGAGCTATAAGTAACATAGAAGCAATTCCAGGCGGGTTCAACACTCTGAGACGAATGTACCATAACATACAGGAGCCCATGTATGCTGCGAGTGAAGCAtctaatgaaaataaaaaaaataaaattaaacacTATGACTTAAAAGCGTCGTCTCCACCCACCAGTGAAGCCTTCCCGAACCCCTGGGCTTCCAAAGAtgtgaatacaaaaaataaaaacaaaaatagtCAAAATAATGATCTAGATAAATATCTTCTCatgaataataatttgtttaacaACAGCAATGACCTTTTTAAATCGAGCAAGAAGAACAGGGGCAGCGGGTTGGGAGGCAACAACAGCCTTTTCAAGACAAACATTTTGGACCTGCTGCAGAATTACCAGGCGCCTCCTCAAAGCCAGGGGGGCGCCAAGAACGGGATGGGCGGGATGAGCGGCATGAGCGGGATGAGCGGGATGAGCGGGATGGGCGGCATGAACGGGATTGGCGGCATGAACGGGATTGGCGGCATGAACGGGATGGGCAGCATGGGCGACCTCTTCAACAGCGCGCAGATGAACAACCGGCAGATGTACCACGGGTTACTCAACAGCGGACTGTTCAGCGGGGGTTTGCTGAACAAGGGGTCGTTAAATAGCGGGTCCACGGTCAGCGGTCCCCCGGCAGATGGCCCCCCAGCTAGCGGCCCCCCCAGTAGCGCTCATCCCAATGGCACGCACCCCGCAAGTGGCTCCCCCCTGGGCGACCTGTTCAACAACAACCTATTTAGCGACAAGCTAGTTTTCGGATCCAACCTCACGAGTAACCTCACGAGTAACCTCACGAGTAACCTCACTAATAACCTCACTAATAACCTCTCGAATAACCTCACGAATGAGTTTATTAACCAGTACACACAAGTACAAAAGAACAAGGACGACCCAGAAGGCGCCAGTTCTCTAAACCAAGGAATTTTAAATGTGAAAGACCAAGTGAATAATGAAAAAGATTGGAAGTCCCATCTGCATATTCCATCCATTATCAGCCGGAATGGGGAGGTAATCGCTTCGAAGAGTAGCAGCCCCCCTCTTGGCGATGCAGAGAAGGGAAGAGATAATGGGGTTGTCAATAGTGCTCATGAAAGGGAACTCCAtttgggagaaaaaaggaatgacagtcaaaattttgtaaaggAGGTTATCTATGAGAATAAACTAGAAGAGAGTAATaacaaaggggaggaaggagaCATGGGTAATTTGCACAATGTTGTAAGCGTGACTTGTGTGAAGGGAGATAGTTCGATGGAGGAAGGCTCTCCAAATTTGTTACCAAGTGATGTGAGTAAGTCGAATGGGGGTATTTCCCCAAGTTGTGCGGTGCTGAATATGCATCTAGGGAGTGGCAACCTGGGGAATGCTAGCTCTAGCCCGCTAAACATCCTGGAGAACCATGTCAACAACCTCGATTTGAGAAGCATGTCTGAGGCGATCAAGCTACTGAGCAGCGGTGGAGGTGGAAGCAGCGGTGGTGGTGGAAGCAGCGGTGGAGGTGGAAGCAGCGGTGGAGGTGGAAGCAGCATTGGTGGCATCGTTGGCGGTAGCGCGCAGAGTGAACaagaatatttttgcaaGCTGTACGCCGAGCAACTGAATTCACTACGAGGAATGGGGTTCACGGATGAGCAGAAGTGCATAAAGGCGCTAGTCAACACGCAGGGGAATATCGAAAGGGCCATCGATTTGTTGTTGGCCGACATGAATGCAGGTCGGGATTGA
- a CDS encoding hypothetical protein (putative), with translation MDMNFGFCNDAFFEQGNRSTDKEDIEELKKGESNEITKKNNELGEEKELPKELCVPVTIKLLLNKMMSHEEFKIHDFQISGIIVFGKVCKIKELASAIIFEICDYTGNIEAKYNKDAKNEKVKDHIESIKINDHIKVVGVVYSPESKTEQIQISISYINKVEDWVSYFSYFTSDVIYCYLKLLKLKNIYTPNGVNNEDKPWSHVTLDTYYNQLDDIDTDIIKYLHTTSEKYANQQDIFEHLKKYHSEMNIKKSLTKLIEQYDLAQYEDIISIP, from the coding sequence ATGGATATGAACTTCGGCTTCTGCAATGACGCCTTCTTCGAGCAAGGCAACAGATCAACGGATAAGGAAGACATAGAGGAgctgaaaaaaggagagtcgAACGAAAtaaccaaaaaaaacaacgaattaggagaggaaaaagagCTACCCAAAGAACTATGTGTCCCAGTTACGATCAAATTGTTattgaacaaaatgatgagtcatgaagaatttaaaatTCATGACTTTCAAATAAGTGGCATTATAGTCTTCGGAAAAGTATGCAAAATTAAGGAGTTGGCTAGTGccatcatttttgaaatttgtGATTATACTGGAAATATTGAAGCCAAATATAATAAGGAcgcgaaaaatgaaaaagtgaaagatCATATagaaagcataaaaataaatgaccaCATTAAAGTCGTAGGAGTTGTTTACTCCCCGGAGAGTAAAACAGAGCAAATACAAATAAGCATATCATACATTAACAAGGTGGAAGATTGGGTCTCGTACTTTTCCTATTTCACCTCTGATGTTATCTATTGCTACTTAAagcttttaaaattaaaaaatatttacactcCCAACGGGGTCAATAATGAAGATAAACCCTGGTCTCACGTAACTTTAGACACATACTACAATCAGCTAGATGACATCGACACGGACATCATAAAATACTTACACACGACAAGTGAGAAATATGCGAACCAACAGGACATCTTCGAACACCTCAAAAAGTATCACTCAGAAATGAACATAAAGAAGTCTCTCACGAAGCTTATTGAGCAGTACGATTTGGCGCAGTACGAGGATATCATAAGTATaccctaa